GGAATCCTTCTGGAAGGCCGCAACGGCGGAATCCGACATGCCGGCGAAGTAATTATACGAGGCGTTGTACTCGCGCACGTGCTGGAGGCAGAAGCGCCAATACTGCCCTTCCCGGTCCCGCCCCTTGGGCGCGCGGAATTCCCCCGCCGCCTTGCAGGTCGGGTGCTCGCAGACGGGACCCTTGGCCTCCTGCGGCTCTTCGCAGGAAGGCTTGATCCGGATACGGTCGAAAAGAGGCGAGTTGAGATCCATGATTCAGTGATTATGAGTGGCTTGGGGCCTTGCGCCAAGGCCTGAACGCTTTTCGCCGCAGACCCGTTCAAAAAGGTTTTACAAATCAGCATGACCCTTCAGCACTGGATCACACAGACTTTGCAGGAGAGCCTGCAGCCGACCGACCTGACCGTCATCGACGAATCAGAAAAGCATCACGGCCATGCCGGGTGGCGGGAAGGCGGGGAAACTCATTTCCAGGTTAATATCGTGTCGCAAGCCTTCTCCGGCAAGAGCCGGGTCGCGCGTCACAGGCTCGTGAACGAGGTTCTGAAAGGCGCCTTCGACAGGGGCCTGCACGCCCTGGCGATTCAGGCCAAGGCGCCGGGTGAGTGAGGAAGACGGCTTCTAATCCAGCTGTCCGTTCCATTCCCAAGGATGCTTGATGCCTAAGCTTTTGAGTCCCTGATGAACAAGCCAAGGCGTCCATGGCCTTCCGTGCGGGGCGATGATGCGACGGCGGTCAAGCTCCATCACTATCAAGTGCGGAGAGGTTACCCCGACCTCTCCAAGTTCTTTGAAAATGGGCTTTAGTGCACTTGCCCAAGTCACAGTGACTCGCGTTCTGTAGGGCACGACTTCATTGAGAGGCGTAGCAGGCACCTTGGTCTTTCTGGGTTTTAACGCAAGGTGCTCTGCCTCAAACAAAGACGTTTCATGACCGACATCGTCAGGGGCCCTTTCAAGACCCTGTAGCGCCTGATTTACCCCGCGTCTCCCTGTACGATTGGAAGCGGCTTTGAAGCGTCGAACCGCTTTGCGAGCCGCCTTATCGTTTTCACCGTATTGATTGACGCAATCGCGCTCATAGGACAGCCTTTTGTTCTCCTGGGGCGAACGTTTGCGGTCAGACTTGTTCATCGTGAGTATCCTGGCATCTCATTCGACCGCCCGCACGAGCAATCTAGCGACATGATACTCTATTACTTGATCCGCTCAAGCACGCTCACGTAGTTCGCCACGGCCGCGCCGCCCATGTTGAAGATGCCGCCGAGCTTCGGGTTCCTGACCTGGATGCCGCCGGCCTCCTCGCAGAGCTGCATGGCGGAGAGCGCGTGCATGGAGACGCCGGTGGCCCCGATCGGATGACCCTTGGCCTTGAGGCCGCCGGAGGGGTTCACCGGCAGCTTACCGTCTCGGTTCGTCCAGCCCTCCTTGACGGCGATAGCGCCCTGCCCGGGGGCCGTCAGGCCCATGGCCTCGTACTCGATGAGCTCCGCGATGGTGAAGCAGTCGTGGGTCTCGACGAAGGAGAGATCGGACAGCTGGACGCCCGCCTGGGACAGGGCCCGCCGCCAGGCTTCCGCGCAACCCTCGAACTGGACGATGTCGCGCTTCGACATGGGCAGGAAATCCTGCGCATGGGCCGTGGCCCGGAAGGCCACCGCGCGCTTCATCCTGAGCGCCGTCTCGGTGTCGGCCAGGACCAGGGCGGCGGCGCCGTCGGAGACCAGCGAGCAATCCGTGCGCTTCAGGGGACCGGCGACGTAAGGGTTCTTCTCGCTCTCCGCGCGGCAGAAATCGAAGCCCAGATCCTTGCGCATCTGCGCGTAGGGGTTGTCGACGCCGTTCCTGTGGTTCTTAGCGGCGATCAGGGCGAGCGCGTCGGACTGGTCGCCGTAGCGCTGGAAATAGGTTCCGGCGATCTTGCCGAAGACGCCCGCGAACCCGCCCGGCGTGCCGCCGTCCTCCGGCAGGTAGGAGGCCTTGAGCAGGATGTTGCCGATCTCGGGCCCCGGCGTCTTCGTCATCTGCTCGACGCCGACCACCAGCACGGTCTTGGCGCGCCTCGCCTCGATGGTCTTGATCGCCTGATGCACGGCGGCCGAACCGGTCGCGCAGGCATTCTCGACCCGGGTCGCCGGCTTGAACCGGAAGCTGTCGCTGGCCTGGAAAACCAGGGAAGCGGTGAAGTCCTGGGCCGAGAACCCTCCGTTGAAATGACCGAGCACCACCTCGTCCACATCCTCAGGCCCGAGGCCCGCATGCTCCAGCGCCTCGTTGGTGACGCGGACGATCAGGCTTTCGACGGACTCGGCGTCGAGCTTGCCGAAGGGGGTATGGGCCCAGCCGACGATGCAGGCAGTCATGGATGTCTCCTCGGAGAAGGTGTTGTTGGAGGACAAAGTGGCCCTCTTTGGAGCCTTCAGCAAGTCGGGCATTCCATGCTGAGGCCGCATCAGGGTCTTGAGCCCGGCCCTTTCCTGTCGTTCATCGGTGGCTGACGCGAATCACGAAGGATAGTCCCATGCGCCTGTGTGTCTTCTGCGGTTCCAGCAGCGGCCAGGATCCGGTTTATCTCGCGGCGGCCCGGTCGCTCGGCGAGGCCCTGGCGGCTCAAGGCATCGAGCTGGTCTATGGCGGCGCCTCGGTCGGGCTCATGGGCGCGGTCGCCGACGCGGCCCTCGGAAAGGGCGGCCACGTGATCGGCGTGATGCCGCAGGCGCTGGTGGACAAGGAAATCGCCCATCGGTCCTTGAGCGATCTGCGGGTGGTCGGCTCCATGCACGAGCGCAAGGCCCTGATGGCCGAACTCTCCGACGGGTTCATCGCCCTGCCCGGGGGCCTCGGCACCTTCGAGGAATTGTTCGAGGTCTGGACCTGGGCGCAGCTCGGCTACCATCGCAAGCCCTGCGCCCTTCTGAACGCGGGCGGCTTCTACGACAAGCTGACCGATTTCCTGGACGACGTGGTCGAGCGTGGTTTCGTGAAGCCGATCCACCGGGCGATGCTGATCGTCGAGGAGGAGCCCGCCGCCCTCATCGCGGCCGTTCGCGCCTACGAACCGCCGAAGGTCGACAAGTGGATCAAGGCGGGCGAGCGGTGATCGAGATCGTCACCGCCCTGGTGCGCGACCGGCGCGGGCATGTTCTTCTCGTGCGCAAGCGCGGCACGGACATCTTCATGCAGCCGGGCGGCAAGCGCGAGCCGGGCGAAAGCAATCTGGATTCGCTGGCGCGGGAGCTTTCCGAGGAACTCGGCTGCGGCCTCGTTCCGGGTTCCACGAGAGAACTCGGAATCTTCGAGGCTCCGGCGGCGAACGAGCCGGGGCAACGGGTGCGGGCCGCCATCTATGCGGCCAGCCTCGAGGGCGCCATCGTCTGCAAGGCCGAGATCGAAGACCATATCTGGATCGACCCGCGCGAACCGGGTGACACACCGCTGGCCCCGCTCACGCGAGACACGGTCCTGCTCCTCGCCCTGTCGCTCAACGAGAGCGCTCAACCCTTGTAGGCGACCACGCCCTCGCCGAGACGGGCGTTGTTCGCCTCTCGAATCTTGGCGGCCTCCTCGTCGTAGAGGAAGGGCAGGAAGGCGAAGCGGCGCCCTTCGGTCACGCGGGATACCGCATGGAGAAGCGGGCACGAGAACACCACCGCGCCGCCCGGGGGAGCCTTGTAGCTGCGCGATCCGTATTCGGGGAAGCTCACCTCGCCGCCCTCGAAATCGCCGTTGAGATTGATGGAGACCGCGAAGCGGCGATGGGCCGTGCCGCTCGTCGTGTTGTCGCGATGCGCGCGGAAGTGCCCGCCGTCCTCCGCCGCGTAGCAGGAGACGATGTAGCGCTCCATGCGGGTGGGCTTGAAGAAGTGCACTCGCTCGATCTCCGGATTGATGCGGCGGATGATGCGGTGCTGCACCTGCCGGATCAGGTTCTGGTCCTGGATCGTATAATCCTTGCGCCTTTTGTGGCTCGCATCATGGATGGCGACGGTCTTGCCGTCGACCTCGCGCATGAAGCCCGATTCCTCGCCGCCGTGCTTCTCGTAGAGGCCGATCAGGTGCCGGCAGAATTCCGGCTCGAACACGTCCGGAATGACCAGCACCGGAGCCGGGATCTCGAACCCGGCGAACCGGTCCACCGGCGGCAGGGCGCGCAGATAGGCCATCACCTTCTCCCGGTCGCTGCCGTCCTGTTCGAACGGGAAGACGGCGCGCACCCGCAGGGTGGGGTTGAGCACCATCCAGAAGCGGCGGATCGGAACCTGCGATTGACCCGGCGACGTGTTGCGCGGAAGAGCCCCGTAGAGCCGCCCGACAGCACCGTCGAAGTCCCAGAAATGGCGAATGCCGGGAACGATCTGCCGGGCTCGCATTCCTGTTTCGTCCGACGGGTCCATGCTCACGCCGAAGATCGCGACCTTGTCGTCGTCGAATAGGTCGCGGTGCTCTTCCTGGAACGACGCCAGGGCTGCTCGCCCGATGTCGTCCGAGCCCGTCCCGTAGAAACACAGGACGATGTAGCGACCGGCCACCGTATCGAAGCTGAATTGCGGATTGCTGGTCGAGTTCTGTTTGAACCCGGGAGCCGGATCGCCGACCTGGAGGATACGGTAGGCCGGCTGGACGGTCTCGGATGCAGCGGCAGCGGTCATGGAAGAAGGCCCGGCGGATTGAACGTTATGTAATCTTGTTCGTTATCACGCCGTTGCCGCAGCGACAAGCTAACGCTGCGCCAGGAGCAGGAAGCCGACGCCCGCAAGAATCAGCACCATACCGACGAGTTCCCGCCGGGTCGTCGCCTGCGCCAGGAAGCGGTGCGACACGGCCTGCGCCATCAGGACCTCGACGAGCGCCAGCGTCCGCACATTGGCCGCGGTCGTAAGCGCGAATCCGATGAACCAGAACTGGGAGGCAAGGGCCCCGAGGAATCCCGCTCCCAGGGAGGGGCGCCAGGCCTTGAAGCTCGCCAGCAGGGCCTGGCGGTCGAGCAGGCCGAGCCAGATCATGAGAATCGCCGTCTGCAACCCTAAGCCCCAGACCAGGGTCGTGGAGGCCCGGATCAGCGCGGAACCGTGGTCGAGCGACAGGATGGCGCCGCGAAAGCCGATGGCCGCCAGGGCGAAGAAGGCTCCCGAGGCGAGCCCGAAGACAACCGGCTTCGCGCCCGAGGACGTGAGGCTCGTGCCCGGCTTCACGGACATGACGAGGACCCCCGAGGTCGCCACCGCGATGGCGAGCCCCATGGCGGGCGTCAGGTGATCCCCCAGCAGCACCAGCCCGAACAGGGCTACCTGGACCGGCTCGGTCTTGGTATAGGCCGTGACCACCGAAAAGGCGCGCTCCCGCATGGCCGCAAGCATGAGGGCCGTGGCGAGGATCTGGGTGACCGCACCGGTCAGCGCATAGGCCAGGAAGGTTGCATTGGGACCTGGAACAACCTCTCCGGTCGCGAGGTTCACGATGGCCAGTGCCAGGAGGGCGAAGGGAAACCCGTAGAGGAAGCGGACCTGGGTCGCGCCGACCGTCCCGATGGTTTCGGTCAGACGCCGCTGGGTGGCGTTGCGGCCGGTCTGGGCCGCAGCCGCGGCCAGGGTCACCGGGATCCAGAGGAGGGATGTTGTCATATCGATCTTCAAACCGCGCCGCTCTTGCCACTCTGTTGACACGAATTTCGTTAAGAAGGGCGGTATAAACTGTCAAAAATCCGGCCAACCTAGCCAAGGTTAAGGATTGGCCCTACAAATGGCCCAGCTGACAGGCGGGGCCTCATCGAGATCCTCTCCTATCGTTGGACGAAGCCAAGGAGTCGTTCCGCATGAACGTTAGCCGTGCCCTCCGCGCGACAGCCTTTGCCCTTGCCGCCTTGTTCAGCGGCTCGGCGCTGGCGGCCGGCGGCCCTGCTCTTGTCGTTGAACTCGAATCCGGCCGCGTTCTGCACGCGGAACGGGCGACCGACCCCTGGTTTCCGGCTTCGATCACCAAGCTGATGACGGCCTATGTGGCCCTCGACAAGGTGCGCTCCGGCCAGATGAGCATGGAGACGCTGCTCACCGTCACCGACGGCGCGGCCGCCCTGCCCCCGTCCAAGATGGGCTTCAAGCCCGGCACGCAGATCCGCCTCGACAACGCCCTCAAGATCATGATGGTGAAGTCCGCGAACGACATCGCCGCGACCATCGCGGAGAATATCGGCGGCTCGATCGACGGCTTTGCCGACCTGATGAACGCCCACGCCCAGCGCCTCGGCATGGTCAGCAGCCATTTCGTCAATCCCCACGGCCTGCCCGACGAGCGCAACCAGACCACGGCCCGCGACATGGCGGTTCTGGCCCGGGCGCTGCTGCTCGAGTTCCCGGAGGACAGGGAGCTGTTCGACATCGGGGCGGTTCAATACGGCCGGCGCATTATGCGCAACACGAACGGCCTCATCGGCCGCTATCCCGGCGCCGACGGCATGAAGACCGGCTTCATCTGCTCGGCGGGCTTCAATGTGGTGGCGAGCGCGACCCGCAACGGCCGCCACCTCATCACGGTCGTGCTCGGCGCCCAATCGGCCAACGAGCGCACGATCAAGGCGGCCGAGCTGTTCGACCGCGGGTTCAGCAGCAAGGTGAACTTCACCAATCCGGAGCTCGCGGCCTTGCCCGTTTCCAGCAACACCACACCGCCGGACATGCGCCCCGTCATCTGCGACCGTCGCGGGCCGATGCCGCAGGAAGAAGACGCCCCGGTCGTCGCCGAGACGGACAGCAACATCCCGAACCTGTTCTCCTCCGAGGTCATGGCCTTTGCCGGGAACACGACCGAGAAGCCGGTGCGCACCGCGCTCGGCCCCCGCGCGGCGGTTCAGCCGGAGCGCGTCTGGATCGGGCTTAATCCTCCGTCCGAGGCCGAGCTCGCCGCCCAGGCTGCCGCCGAAGAAGCCGCCGAGCAGGCCCGCAAGGCAAAGACCAAGAAAGCCACCGCTTCCAAGAAGGCTCCGGCCAAGAAGACCGACGCCAAGGCGGCGGACGAGAGCGAGACGGCCGACAAGGAGCCCGTAAAGTCCACGGCGAAGGGCAAGGACCAGGGGCGCGCCAGCGTCGCCGTCAAGCCGGTGACCGGCAACGCCAAGCCCGCTTCCAAGCCTGCCGCGAAGGCTCCTCAAAAAGCCGACGCCAACGGGAAGCCCAAATCCGTCGCGAACTGATCCGCGAAACGTGAAATGCTCTGCAGCGCCCGGTCATCGACCGGGCGTTTTGCTTGCTCCCTTGCTTTCGCGCTCGATCCGCGCGAACGGTGCGGAGCCTTGAATCGTACGCGTGCCCGATGACCCGCTCCTCCTCCCCGGCCGACGGCCTTCTCTTCGCCCTCGCCTCGGCCAGCCTCTACGGCGTCAACATCGTCTATGCCCGTATGGCGTCCTTTGCCGGAGCCAGCGGCTCCGCCATCGTGGTCTATCGGGTCTTTCTGATGCTGGTGCTGGTCGGCATCGTGGCGGCTGTCGCGAAGAGTTCCTTAAAGGCCGCGCGAGCGGAGCGAGGCACCCTGCTCCTGCTCGGCATTTCCACCGCGTTCGTGGGCCTCTGCTATCTCTCGTCGGTCGCCTACATCCCCGTAGCGGTGGCCGCCGTGGTATTCTACACCTTTCCCATCCTGATCGTGCTCGCGAGCCCCTTCGTGGAAGGGACGAGACTCACGCCGGCTCTGCTCGGCGTGGTGGCGCTCGCGACCCTGGGCGTCGGTCTCGTGGTGGGGCCGGCTTTCGGAGATCTCGACTGGCGCGGCCTCGCCCTGGCTTTCGGCGCGAGCATCGCCACGGCCATCCAGTTCTTTGCCGCAGCCCGCTGCCGCAAGACCGGCGTGATGGCCAAGACCTTCTGGATCCATCTGCTCGTTCTGCCGACGGCCGCCCTCATCAGCCTGGCGGCGGGCCAGCTCGCGCCACCGTCCACGCTGGCTCTCGCTCCCTTCGCGGTGGCCATGACCATCGGCGGCTATATCGTGGGCTTCGTGCTGCAGTTCCTGGCGCTCGGGCGTATTACGGCGGTGGCGGCCGGGATCATCTATTGCGCGGAGCCGGTCGTGGCGGCTTTGTCCTCGGCCATCATCCTGAACGAGACTCTGGCACCGCTGCAAATCGCCGGCGGCGCTCTTGTGCTGGCCGCCATCATGGCCAACGTTCTCCTGGAACGGCGGCGCCTGAAAGGCCCGCTGGTGCCGATTGCGGATTGATACGATGACGACCATGACCCCTCCCCCGCCGATCCCGCTCACCATTCTCACCGGCTTCCTGGGCTCCGGGAAAACGACCCTGCTCAACCGGCTCCTGAAGGATCCGGCCCTGCGGGACACGGTGGTGATCATGAACGAGTTCGGCGAGATCGGCCTCGACCATCTGCTGGTGGAGACCGTCGACGAGGGCATGGTGCTTCTCTCCGCCGGATGTCTCTGCTGCACCGTGCGCGGCGACCTCATCGCGACGCTCGAGGACCTTCTGCGCAAGCGCGACAACGACCGTGTCCTGCCGTTCAGGCGCGTGATCATCGAGACCACGGGCCTCGCCGACCCGGCGCCGATCCTCCATGCCGTGCTCTACCACCCCTATCTGTCGATGCGCTATGCGGTGGAAGGCGTGGTGACGGCGGTCGACGCCGTCAACGGTGCGGCCACCCTGGACGCCCATCGGGAAGCCGTGAAGCAGGCCGCCGTTGCCGAGCGGATCGTCATCACCAAGACCGACCTCGTCGACGACCGGAGGAGTCTCGACCGGCTGCGCGAACGGCTGCACCAGCTCAATCCGGGCGCCGCTCTCCTGGAGGCCGATGCGCCCGCCGACGCGATCATCTCGGGCGGACTTTTCGGCCTCGACGGCAAGATCGCCGACGTGGCCCAATGGCTGAAGACGGAGGCCGTGGAGGAGGCGGAGCGCGAGAGCCACGCCCATCAGCACGACCATCACCACCATCACGGCCATGGGCACGATCATCACCACCATCATCACGACGTGAACCGGCACGACGAGAAGATCCACTCCTTCTGCCTCATCAGCGACCAGCCCATCCGCCAGGGCACCCTCGACATGTTCCTGGACCTCCTGCGCTCGTCCCAGGGTGCGAAACTGCTGCGCGTGAAGGGTCTCGTGGCCCTGGCCGAGGATCCCGAACACCCGGTCGTCATTCACGGCGTGCAGCATGTGATCCATGTTCCCGCCGTGCTGCCGCGCTGGCCGAGCGAAGACCGGCGCAGCCGCATCGTCTTCATCGTGGACGACCTGGAGCGCGAGACCGTGGAAAAGCTCTGGAATGCCTTCCTCGGGCGCCCGGCCGTCGACGAGCCCGATGCGGCAGCCCTCTCGGATAATCCCCTGTCTCTCAGACGCTGATGAAGCTTCCGTAACGGCCGGTCATGAGATAGGTTATAGCGATGCTATAACGCTGATTCTGTAAGGCTGATTGCGATGCTGGTTTCGAAATTCGTCCGGACCGTCCTTCTGTGCGGCGCCGCCCTTGCCGTTCCGGCTCAGGCAGGCCAGCCTCCCGGACCGCGCATCCTGAAGATCGACGTGCGGGTGGAAGGTTCGGAAGGATGGCAGACCAAAGTCAGCTCCGAGAAGGGAACGATCTCGGAGCACTTCTTCCTGGCGACCGTCCTTGAACCGAGCGACAGCCTCGAAGCCATGAACCCGCTCGATCCGGCTTCCATCCGCAAGGCGCAGGACACCAGCGCCCGGCAGATCGCCAACATGCAGAAGATCCAGGAGCGCAACAGGGCCATGGCGCCCGCCGCGCCGCCGAACGCCGCCATGCAGCAGCAGGTCAACCAGGCGATCATGCAGGCCTATGCCAAATGCAAGGGCGACGAGGCCTGCATCAAGGCCGCCGTGATGCAATCGAATCCCGGCCTGATGACCCCGCCTCCCGGGGCCACCATGAGACCCGGCCTCCCGGATGCCTCGACGGCCGCCCAGGAAGACAAGGCGATCTACCGGCAATGGTTCGGGCTCGAAGGCTGCCCCGGCAAGTTCAGGGCGACCCGCGACGACGTCAGCCGGGGCTCCGTCTCGGACGTGGGCGCGTCGAAGCCGTGGAACCACGAGGTCAGGTTCGACATCGCGCAGGCCAAGCCGTCCCTGTGCCTGTCCTATCCGATGTCGGTCGTGAACGAGGAAGCCGGGACGCTCTTCCTCCCGGGCTTCCTCTTCCCGGAGGCCGCCGCCATGCAGGCCAACGCCGGAAGCGTCAAGGCGACCGTCCCCGGGGACATCGCCGCATGGGTGGCCAAGACCCTGAACGGCGCGCCGCTTTCCGGCACGAAGACCGAAACGATCACCCTGCAACGACCGGTCGTCGTGCTGCCCCTGGCGAACGCCTCCTACAGCGGCACGGCCAAGGTGACCGTGACCTGGAGCCTGACGGAAGCCTACAAGGCGGGAGCGGCCCTGCCGGACCGGTGAGAACGGCCGTCCCTCACGCGGCCATCTGCGAGCGCTGCGCCCAGCCGGTCATGGAGCGCTCCACGTAAGCGGTGATCGCATACATGACGACGCCGAGCACGGCGAGCACCACGAGGGCCGCCCAGACCAGCGGCACCTCGAAGGCCGCCGAGGCGCGGGTGAGAAGGTTGCCGATGCCCACATTGGACGCGTTCTGCTCGCCGATGACCGAGCCCACATAGGCGAGCGTGATCGCGACCTTCAGCGAGCCGAAGAAATACGGCATGGCGCGGGGTACGCCGACCTTGAGCACGATGTCCCGCTTCGAGGCGCCGAGCGCCCGCAGCACGTCCTCCATTTCCGGCTCCACGGTGGAAATGCCGGTGGCCACGTTCACCACGATGGGAAAGAACGAGATCAGGAAGGCCGTCATCACCGGCGGCACCCAGCCGACTCCGAACCAGAACACGAGGATCGGCACCACGGCCACCTTCGGGATCGAGTTGAAGCCCACGAGCAGCGGGTAGGACCCTGCATTGATGAGCCGCGAGGAGCCGAGCACCATGCCGAGGAGCAGGCCGAACCCGACCGCGAGGCCGAAACCGGCCAGCGTCATCCAGAGGGTGTGCATGGCGTGGTAGGCAAGCTGGGTCCGGTATTCCCATACGGCAAAAAGGATCGTGGAGGGCGCCGGAAGAATGAAGCTCGACACCTTGAGGACACGGCAGACGATTTCCCACAGCACGAAGAAGCCGACCGTGAAGATCCAGGGAGCGAGGGCGAGCCGGTTCTTGGTTTTCATGGGTTTCAAGCTGCTTTGCGCGCCTGCGCGATATGCCCGCGCAATTCGTGGACGAGGGCGGAGAATTCGGGCGTATAGGTGATCTCGAGATCGCGCGGCCGGGGAAACTCCACCTCCCGCTCGGCGACGATCCGGCCCGGCCGCGCGCTCATGCAGAAAATCCGGTCCGACAGGAACGCGGCCTCGCGCAGGTCGTGGGTGACGAGAATGATCGTGACCTTCTGGGCGGCATGGAGATCGCGCATCACGCACCACAATTCCTCGCGGGTGAAGCTGTCGAGCGCGCCGAAGGGCTCGTCGAGCATCAGGAGCTTGGGCTCGTGGATCAGCGCCCGGCAGAGGGAGGCGCGCTGCTGCATGCCGCCGGAGAGCTGCCAGGGGAACTTATGCCCCTGGCCCTTCAGGCCGACCTGCTCCAGCAGGCTCTCGGCCTTGGCCACGTACTCCGCCTTGTGGCGGCGCAGGCGGGAGCGGTGCGGCTCCACGATCTCGAGCGGCAGGAGAATGTTGTCGAGGGTGGTGCGCCAGGGCAGCATGGTAGGATTCTGGAAAGCCATACCAGCGAGCTTGACAGGAGCTCCCACCTGTCTGCCACCGACGATGACCGTTCCCTCGCGGGGGAACTGCAGCCCGGTGGCGAGCTTCATGAGAGTGGACTTGCCGCAACCGGAAGGACCCACGATGGCGGCGAACTCGCCTTCGTTCACCTTGAGGTTGAGGTTCCTGACCGCGGGCAGACCGTCTTCGGCCCGCGCATAGACGTGGGTAACGTCGTGAATGTCGACAAAGGTTTTCATGACACGAAGCCGGCGAGCCAGAAAAAAGAGCCCGGCCGCTGGACGGCCGGGCCTGCGGGATCAGTTCACCTTGCGCTGGTCGGCCGCGGGGAGGAACTCCTCCGTGAACACGGCGCCGACTTCGGGCTTTGCCTTGTAGGTGAAGGTCAGGCCGATCTGGTCGAGGGCCTTGGCGAAGCGGTCCTTGTCGATGCCGCCGAAGCCGTTCTCCTTGACCCAGGGCGTGATCATGTTCTGCTCCAGCACCATCTTGAGGCGCTCGAGCTCCACGTCCTTCTTGGCCACGTCGTTGCGCTTGATGACGGAATCGACCGCGCCCGACGGGTCCTTCACCGTGTCCTGCACGCCCTTCATGATCGCGCGCAGCAGGCCCTTCACGGCCTCAGGCTTCTCCTGGGCGAATTTCTGGGAGACGATGATGGTGTTGCCGTAGAGGTCGACGCCGTAATCGCTCATGAGCATCACGACGATGTCGTCCGCCGGGACGCCGCGGGATTTCAGGTTGATGTAGGACGACATGGAGAAGCCGAACACCGCGTCGACTTCTCCTTGAGCCAGCATCGGCTCGCGGATCGGGAAGCCCACATTCTCGAACTTCATGGTGGAATCGTCGATCTTGTTGACCGCCTTGAAGATCGGCCATTGCGCATAGGCGCCGTCGGCCGCCGGAGCACCGAACTTCTTGCCTTGCAGGCTCGCCACGTCCTTGGTGACGCCGCGGCTCTTGCGGCCGATGATGGCGAAGGGCGGCCGGTCGTAGATCACCATCACGGCCTTGATGTCCGTGCCGGGATTCTCGTCGCGGAAGCGCACGAGGGAGTTCACGTCGCCGAAGCCCACGTCGTAGGTGCCCGACGCCACGCGCGAGATCGGCTCGCGGGAGCCCGCCGCCGGGTCGATGGTCACGTCGAGCCCCTCGGCCTTGAAGTAGCCTTTGTCGAGCGCGACGGCGAAGGGGGCGGCCGGCCCCTCCCAGCGCCAGTCCAGGGAGAACCGCACCGGGGTCTGAGCCTGGGCCGCGGCGGACCCGAGAAGCACGGCCGCGCCGGCCAGCATCCCCCTGATCCACGTCGCCTTCTTCGCACGATCCGCAAACATCACCGTCACCTCTGCTTTTTATGGTCGGAGCCTCATGGGGCTCTTCCTGCCCGCCTGCCCGGTTCACGACCATGCAACCAGATCGGCAC
This region of Microvirga mediterraneensis genomic DNA includes:
- a CDS encoding D-alanyl-D-alanine carboxypeptidase family protein gives rise to the protein MNVSRALRATAFALAALFSGSALAAGGPALVVELESGRVLHAERATDPWFPASITKLMTAYVALDKVRSGQMSMETLLTVTDGAAALPPSKMGFKPGTQIRLDNALKIMMVKSANDIAATIAENIGGSIDGFADLMNAHAQRLGMVSSHFVNPHGLPDERNQTTARDMAVLARALLLEFPEDRELFDIGAVQYGRRIMRNTNGLIGRYPGADGMKTGFICSAGFNVVASATRNGRHLITVVLGAQSANERTIKAAELFDRGFSSKVNFTNPELAALPVSSNTTPPDMRPVICDRRGPMPQEEDAPVVAETDSNIPNLFSSEVMAFAGNTTEKPVRTALGPRAAVQPERVWIGLNPPSEAELAAQAAAEEAAEQARKAKTKKATASKKAPAKKTDAKAADESETADKEPVKSTAKGKDQGRASVAVKPVTGNAKPASKPAAKAPQKADANGKPKSVAN
- a CDS encoding TIGR00730 family Rossman fold protein, whose product is MRLCVFCGSSSGQDPVYLAAARSLGEALAAQGIELVYGGASVGLMGAVADAALGKGGHVIGVMPQALVDKEIAHRSLSDLRVVGSMHERKALMAELSDGFIALPGGLGTFEELFEVWTWAQLGYHRKPCALLNAGGFYDKLTDFLDDVVERGFVKPIHRAMLIVEEEPAALIAAVRAYEPPKVDKWIKAGER
- a CDS encoding BolA family protein; this encodes MTLQHWITQTLQESLQPTDLTVIDESEKHHGHAGWREGGETHFQVNIVSQAFSGKSRVARHRLVNEVLKGAFDRGLHALAIQAKAPGE
- a CDS encoding DMT family transporter; this translates as MTTSLLWIPVTLAAAAAQTGRNATQRRLTETIGTVGATQVRFLYGFPFALLALAIVNLATGEVVPGPNATFLAYALTGAVTQILATALMLAAMRERAFSVVTAYTKTEPVQVALFGLVLLGDHLTPAMGLAIAVATSGVLVMSVKPGTSLTSSGAKPVVFGLASGAFFALAAIGFRGAILSLDHGSALIRASTTLVWGLGLQTAILMIWLGLLDRQALLASFKAWRPSLGAGFLGALASQFWFIGFALTTAANVRTLALVEVLMAQAVSHRFLAQATTRRELVGMVLILAGVGFLLLAQR
- a CDS encoding EamA family transporter; protein product: MTRSSSPADGLLFALASASLYGVNIVYARMASFAGASGSAIVVYRVFLMLVLVGIVAAVAKSSLKAARAERGTLLLLGISTAFVGLCYLSSVAYIPVAVAAVVFYTFPILIVLASPFVEGTRLTPALLGVVALATLGVGLVVGPAFGDLDWRGLALAFGASIATAIQFFAAARCRKTGVMAKTFWIHLLVLPTAALISLAAGQLAPPSTLALAPFAVAMTIGGYIVGFVLQFLALGRITAVAAGIIYCAEPVVAALSSAIILNETLAPLQIAGGALVLAAIMANVLLERRRLKGPLVPIAD
- a CDS encoding acetyl-CoA acetyltransferase; the protein is MTACIVGWAHTPFGKLDAESVESLIVRVTNEALEHAGLGPEDVDEVVLGHFNGGFSAQDFTASLVFQASDSFRFKPATRVENACATGSAAVHQAIKTIEARRAKTVLVVGVEQMTKTPGPEIGNILLKASYLPEDGGTPGGFAGVFGKIAGTYFQRYGDQSDALALIAAKNHRNGVDNPYAQMRKDLGFDFCRAESEKNPYVAGPLKRTDCSLVSDGAAALVLADTETALRMKRAVAFRATAHAQDFLPMSKRDIVQFEGCAEAWRRALSQAGVQLSDLSFVETHDCFTIAELIEYEAMGLTAPGQGAIAVKEGWTNRDGKLPVNPSGGLKAKGHPIGATGVSMHALSAMQLCEEAGGIQVRNPKLGGIFNMGGAAVANYVSVLERIK
- a CDS encoding 2OG-Fe(II) oxygenase, with translation MTAAAASETVQPAYRILQVGDPAPGFKQNSTSNPQFSFDTVAGRYIVLCFYGTGSDDIGRAALASFQEEHRDLFDDDKVAIFGVSMDPSDETGMRARQIVPGIRHFWDFDGAVGRLYGALPRNTSPGQSQVPIRRFWMVLNPTLRVRAVFPFEQDGSDREKVMAYLRALPPVDRFAGFEIPAPVLVIPDVFEPEFCRHLIGLYEKHGGEESGFMREVDGKTVAIHDASHKRRKDYTIQDQNLIRQVQHRIIRRINPEIERVHFFKPTRMERYIVSCYAAEDGGHFRAHRDNTTSGTAHRRFAVSINLNGDFEGGEVSFPEYGSRSYKAPPGGAVVFSCPLLHAVSRVTEGRRFAFLPFLYDEEAAKIREANNARLGEGVVAYKG
- a CDS encoding NUDIX domain-containing protein translates to MIEIVTALVRDRRGHVLLVRKRGTDIFMQPGGKREPGESNLDSLARELSEELGCGLVPGSTRELGIFEAPAANEPGQRVRAAIYAASLEGAIVCKAEIEDHIWIDPREPGDTPLAPLTRDTVLLLALSLNESAQPL